A genomic region of Halostagnicola larsenii XH-48 contains the following coding sequences:
- a CDS encoding FAD-dependent oxidoreductase → MVRAKPEVAIVGGGICGLTTALAFEQRGWTPTVYEAASEYRPIGAGLLLQTNALLVFDRLGIADRIRTAGVPLSDSLIRSSSGRVLNRFDLNQVERSQFGYGFVAIHRAELQRILLEELDIEIRTGMACETVCNTDPPMARFADGTHIQPDILIGADGIDSSVRDVIAAGIEPQALESIVYRAVTTVDLPEAYRSQGVEIWGNGTYTGGAPIDADRFYWFATAPGPAPADSTGPVDTIAALRNRYADYPEPIPTVVGSLDADEVFVTGLRDIPSLETWSCGSVVIAGDAAHGMLPFAGQGAAQAIEDALALVHALDMQDGPTTAFEEFETKRKPRADRIRSESHRLGMLGLVQSSVGIRARNLAVKLLPGTIFRWFRRRRAAQTSLPEPTTPTEPADIST, encoded by the coding sequence ATGGTGCGAGCGAAACCTGAGGTTGCGATCGTCGGTGGCGGCATCTGTGGTCTTACCACGGCCCTCGCGTTCGAGCAACGAGGCTGGACGCCGACAGTCTACGAAGCCGCGTCCGAATATCGGCCCATTGGTGCTGGACTGTTACTACAGACGAATGCGCTCCTCGTCTTCGATCGACTCGGGATAGCCGACCGTATCCGCACTGCAGGGGTCCCCCTCAGCGACAGTCTGATTCGTTCCTCTAGCGGTCGCGTTCTCAATCGATTCGATCTTAATCAGGTCGAGCGGAGCCAGTTCGGGTACGGGTTCGTCGCGATCCACCGTGCCGAACTCCAGCGAATACTCCTCGAAGAACTCGATATCGAGATTCGCACTGGAATGGCGTGTGAAACAGTCTGCAACACCGACCCACCGATGGCTCGATTCGCCGACGGAACGCACATTCAGCCGGATATCCTTATCGGGGCTGACGGCATCGACTCCTCGGTCCGAGACGTGATCGCTGCGGGTATCGAACCGCAAGCACTGGAGAGTATCGTCTACCGAGCTGTCACCACAGTCGACCTACCCGAGGCATACCGTTCTCAGGGAGTCGAAATTTGGGGGAACGGGACCTACACTGGCGGAGCACCAATCGACGCTGATCGGTTCTACTGGTTCGCAACAGCACCCGGACCCGCACCAGCCGATTCGACTGGCCCTGTGGACACAATTGCGGCGCTTCGTAACCGATACGCCGACTATCCGGAGCCGATTCCCACCGTGGTCGGTTCTCTTGATGCTGACGAAGTCTTCGTCACTGGCCTCAGGGACATCCCCTCCTTAGAGACATGGTCTTGTGGATCGGTTGTTATTGCCGGAGACGCAGCCCATGGGATGTTACCGTTCGCAGGTCAGGGGGCGGCACAGGCCATCGAGGACGCACTTGCGTTGGTGCACGCGCTGGACATGCAAGACGGTCCCACGACAGCGTTTGAGGAGTTCGAAACCAAGCGAAAACCGAGAGCGGACAGGATTCGGTCCGAATCCCACCGGCTCGGAATGCTCGGGTTGGTGCAATCAAGCGTCGGCATTCGAGCACGCAATCTCGCTGTCAAGTTGCTTCCTGGAACTATTTTCCGTTGGTTTCGCCGTCGCAGAGCGGCTCAGACCTCGCTCCCTGAACCGACAACACCCACCGAACCGGCCGACATTTCCACCTGA
- a CDS encoding outer membrane protein assembly factor BamB family protein: MNRRTMLGVAGTVGSSMLGGCLSLVDGATGSNFDSADVQTEISGITSDRLFVLAHTDRHESHLYAFDVTNGERDLVSESLEHPDEESDPFVAARDGVVYAGTDRLRALEAATGSDRWSVTVDGGPIRSMTVVEANGAGDHTVFVRTGKNRLASIGSSGEQTWEQSVDGTIQNYLVDEFVFVATDEGIFALDRRNDS, translated from the coding sequence ATGAACCGGCGAACGATGCTCGGTGTGGCGGGAACGGTCGGAAGTTCGATGCTGGGTGGGTGCCTCAGTCTCGTCGATGGTGCTACCGGTAGCAATTTCGATTCGGCGGATGTACAGACGGAAATCTCAGGAATCACATCGGACCGGCTGTTCGTGCTCGCTCACACCGATCGGCACGAGTCCCATCTGTACGCGTTCGACGTCACGAACGGCGAGCGAGACCTGGTGTCGGAATCGCTCGAGCACCCGGACGAGGAGTCCGATCCGTTCGTAGCCGCCCGCGACGGAGTGGTGTATGCCGGCACAGACCGACTTCGCGCCCTCGAGGCGGCGACCGGCAGCGACCGCTGGAGTGTGACGGTCGACGGTGGCCCGATCCGGTCGATGACCGTCGTCGAAGCGAACGGGGCGGGAGATCACACTGTGTTCGTCCGTACCGGCAAGAACCGACTCGCCAGTATTGGCTCGAGTGGCGAGCAAACGTGGGAGCAGTCCGTCGATGGGACGATCCAAAACTATCTGGTGGACGAGTTCGTGTTCGTGGCGACGGACGAGGGGATTTTCGCGCTAGATCGGCGGAACGACTCCTAA
- a CDS encoding inositol monophosphatase family protein, whose translation MSRPESDSESERSFISNARRRFLKTAGVAGAALGTGAIGANTAFGDSHDDDDDDEEGVVEDLEGQLPIDDQYLRIAVKAAGQAAQLHQNYFGSIEQSEEKDPQNLLTEVDTEAETLLRETIEDELGDDFEEEGHAIYGEEQGGGEGAYNYLWMLDPLDGTTNFIQEIPHFGVNIAVIKNDGEEDETDTEYPGELYAGVTYYSLRDEVWVAVKDNGAYKFESDGFDLVAEDSEPEQLTVTETDTFSDALHGVGFYSKDTADDFGYMGLWRYLFADSIGTRLSGAAAPDIAFVADGQFDTCSVADLKEVDVAPGALIVREAGGTVTDFEGNDDLDAILSGDLVATNSILHENYLTLYDAAGKDWLTTPVDTLIGKVDGILDRSSTQRQEKTN comes from the coding sequence ATGTCACGACCTGAAAGCGACTCCGAATCGGAGCGCAGTTTTATAAGCAATGCTCGTCGTCGGTTCCTCAAGACGGCTGGAGTGGCGGGAGCGGCCCTCGGTACCGGAGCAATAGGAGCTAATACCGCCTTCGGCGATTCACACGACGACGATGACGATGATGAGGAAGGGGTCGTTGAAGACCTCGAGGGGCAGCTACCGATTGATGACCAATATCTTCGGATTGCCGTCAAAGCAGCGGGCCAAGCGGCACAACTCCACCAAAATTACTTTGGGTCCATCGAACAGTCAGAGGAGAAAGACCCACAGAATCTTCTTACAGAGGTTGACACGGAAGCGGAGACGCTCCTTCGCGAGACCATCGAAGACGAACTCGGTGATGACTTCGAAGAGGAAGGCCATGCGATATACGGCGAAGAGCAAGGCGGCGGTGAGGGAGCGTACAATTACCTCTGGATGCTTGACCCCCTCGACGGGACGACGAACTTCATCCAGGAGATTCCACATTTCGGCGTCAACATCGCTGTCATAAAAAATGATGGCGAGGAAGATGAGACCGATACGGAGTATCCTGGAGAACTGTATGCTGGTGTAACGTACTATTCGCTTCGAGATGAGGTCTGGGTGGCTGTCAAAGACAACGGTGCGTACAAATTCGAGAGTGATGGTTTCGACCTTGTAGCTGAGGACTCTGAGCCAGAACAACTCACAGTCACTGAGACGGATACCTTCTCAGATGCGCTTCACGGCGTGGGGTTCTATAGCAAAGATACTGCCGACGATTTCGGTTATATGGGTCTCTGGAGATACCTCTTTGCGGATTCGATAGGGACGCGACTGAGCGGAGCGGCCGCACCGGATATCGCGTTTGTTGCCGATGGCCAGTTTGACACGTGCTCCGTTGCTGATCTTAAGGAAGTAGATGTCGCACCTGGAGCACTGATCGTCCGAGAGGCGGGCGGAACAGTAACCGACTTTGAGGGTAACGATGATCTTGATGCTATCCTCTCTGGGGATCTCGTCGCTACAAATAGTATACTCCATGAAAACTACCTAACCCTCTACGATGCAGCTGGGAAAGACTGGCTCACCACGCCCGTCGACACATTGATTGGAAAGGTGGATGGAATTCTGGACAGATCTTCGACACAACGCCAGGAGAAGACCAACTAA
- a CDS encoding DUF7344 domain-containing protein: protein MAMDPSGERDWAGQWDQMFEVLSAEPRREIIRSLLKEPQERRLSLLEAAASPNQSMDSETLAIQLRHHHLPKLAEVGYVRWEKDPFCVQRGPNFEEPAFIIGTVVDSIDEIPDSLINNCKIFRRMTDDDTN from the coding sequence ATGGCCATGGATCCATCTGGCGAGCGGGACTGGGCTGGACAATGGGATCAAATGTTCGAAGTACTATCCGCCGAGCCCCGACGAGAAATCATCCGTTCGTTGCTGAAGGAACCCCAAGAGCGCCGACTTTCGTTGCTCGAGGCTGCAGCGTCCCCTAATCAGTCGATGGATTCTGAGACGTTAGCCATCCAGTTACGCCATCACCATCTTCCGAAGCTCGCCGAAGTTGGGTACGTTCGGTGGGAGAAGGACCCGTTCTGTGTGCAGCGTGGACCCAATTTCGAAGAACCAGCGTTCATTATCGGGACAGTGGTTGACTCCATAGACGAGATCCCTGACTCGTTGATTAACAATTGTAAGATTTTTCGAAGGATGACTGATGATGACACGAACTGA
- a CDS encoding HalOD1 output domain-containing protein: MTRTDRMVTNVIEAVAAADGVDPADLDSLYKYIDPEVLEQLAEQDGTEWSFTFRYLDHQITVTHDGQIRVDGALYASDVLTK, from the coding sequence ATGACACGAACTGATAGAATGGTTACGAACGTAATTGAGGCGGTAGCCGCTGCAGATGGAGTGGACCCAGCGGATCTCGATTCACTGTACAAGTATATCGATCCTGAGGTATTAGAACAATTGGCTGAACAAGACGGAACTGAGTGGAGCTTTACCTTTCGGTATCTCGATCATCAGATTACTGTGACCCACGACGGACAGATCCGTGTCGATGGGGCACTATATGCCTCGGATGTCCTGACAAAATAA
- a CDS encoding ATP-binding protein → MASIASFSRPSGSEKTTLTKYVVRKLRQESLGVRRAYWNCMAGSSKTEVLHGLAQDSSIGNHLSRDGTAASAFIEAFRETDDHIVAIIDEANVLEDEMLFLEWAIPRT, encoded by the coding sequence GTGGCGAGCATAGCCTCATTTTCGAGGCCATCGGGATCTGAGAAAACGACGCTCACGAAGTACGTCGTTCGAAAGCTTCGACAAGAGTCGTTAGGCGTTCGAAGGGCCTACTGGAATTGTATGGCGGGTTCGTCGAAAACCGAGGTGTTGCACGGACTCGCGCAAGACTCGAGTATTGGAAACCACCTCTCGCGAGATGGGACTGCAGCTAGTGCGTTCATCGAGGCATTTCGCGAGACCGACGATCACATCGTCGCGATTATCGACGAGGCCAACGTGCTCGAGGACGAAATGCTGTTTCTCGAGTGGGCGATCCCCCGAACGTGA
- a CDS encoding ArsR/SmtB family transcription factor: MVEQESDDLDLDAVFGALAHPTRRELIEQLAGGPKSVGDLAEPHDMSLAAVSKHLQVLEDAELIDVEKDGRVRRCHLDGAPLSNAFGWLTRYRVFWEDRFDALEDHLEGADQ; this comes from the coding sequence ATGGTTGAACAAGAGTCGGATGACCTCGATCTCGACGCGGTCTTCGGAGCGCTCGCTCACCCGACGCGAAGGGAACTCATCGAGCAGTTAGCTGGCGGTCCGAAAAGCGTCGGCGACCTGGCCGAACCTCACGACATGTCCCTGGCAGCGGTCTCGAAGCATTTGCAGGTGCTCGAAGATGCGGAGCTAATCGATGTAGAAAAGGATGGACGCGTGCGCCGGTGTCATCTCGATGGTGCTCCGCTGAGCAACGCCTTCGGGTGGCTCACCCGGTACCGCGTCTTCTGGGAGGATCGATTCGACGCACTTGAGGACCATCTAGAAGGAGCAGACCAATGA
- a CDS encoding DUF4352 domain-containing protein, whose translation MVQGIEAPAEVGIYELFDVELKVANEGGESGQGEAAIEFGSEIEYIQVDLGPGESKTYSWTTDKHDLGEGIIKLDSSESVDVRGSGVESSVIGQPLELSASESVTTATDDKITINKIHIQDSCKNIDRWGAEVATYEPENEDEFVIVELTCGNTGNTIQHLPDADEFFVKGEDGELYDLAIDPIMEKPDFRGEFENQEIYSSERVPPNSTVSGILIFEIPSNQEIQAGLESSYDDSEYIIYWK comes from the coding sequence ATGGTTCAAGGTATTGAAGCACCTGCTGAAGTTGGGATATACGAGTTATTTGATGTTGAATTGAAAGTAGCAAATGAGGGTGGAGAATCTGGTCAGGGTGAGGCTGCAATAGAGTTTGGTTCTGAAATAGAGTATATACAGGTGGATCTTGGACCAGGGGAATCGAAAACATACTCATGGACTACTGATAAGCATGATTTAGGAGAAGGCATAATCAAATTAGATTCAAGCGAAAGCGTTGATGTGCGTGGCTCTGGCGTTGAATCTTCTGTAATTGGACAACCACTCGAATTGTCAGCTTCTGAATCGGTGACTACGGCAACAGACGATAAAATCACGATAAATAAGATCCATATTCAAGATTCGTGTAAAAATATAGATAGATGGGGCGCAGAGGTAGCTACGTATGAGCCCGAAAACGAAGATGAATTCGTAATTGTTGAATTGACATGTGGAAATACAGGTAACACGATTCAGCATTTGCCAGATGCAGACGAGTTTTTCGTAAAAGGGGAAGATGGAGAGTTGTATGATTTAGCAATTGACCCGATAATGGAAAAACCAGATTTCCGGGGTGAATTTGAGAATCAAGAAATCTATAGTAGCGAACGTGTACCTCCGAATTCAACCGTTTCCGGAATCCTTATTTTTGAAATACCTTCAAACCAAGAAATTCAGGCGGGGCTGGAATCATCGTATGACGACTCAGAGTATATTATCTATTGGAAATGA
- a CDS encoding SRPBCC family protein produces the protein MTDETEFDPSEYDTTINRTFDAPREAVWAAWTDPEQLAEWWGPAEFTVPDCEIDARPGGAFHVDMEGPDGTIYPGTGEFLEVEEPAHMVFLSRAFEDEDGEAKLETHNTVTFEADGDRTHLTLEAEVVTATPAVEEDLSGMEVGWTMSFEKLEGYLDRSVRA, from the coding sequence ATGACGGACGAAACCGAATTCGACCCGAGCGAGTACGACACGACGATCAACCGGACCTTCGATGCACCCCGAGAGGCGGTATGGGCGGCCTGGACCGATCCCGAACAACTGGCCGAGTGGTGGGGCCCAGCGGAGTTTACCGTTCCCGACTGCGAGATAGACGCACGCCCCGGTGGCGCGTTCCACGTCGACATGGAAGGCCCCGACGGCACCATCTATCCGGGCACCGGCGAGTTCCTCGAGGTCGAGGAACCGGCGCACATGGTGTTTCTCAGTCGGGCGTTCGAGGACGAGGATGGCGAGGCGAAGCTCGAAACGCACAACACGGTCACCTTCGAAGCCGACGGCGATCGGACCCACCTCACTCTGGAGGCGGAGGTAGTCACGGCGACGCCGGCCGTCGAGGAGGACCTCAGCGGCATGGAGGTCGGCTGGACCATGAGCTTCGAGAAGCTCGAGGGCTACCTGGACCGATCGGTCCGAGCGTGA
- a CDS encoding ribbon-helix-helix domain-containing protein, whose protein sequence is MSEGEPNNGDPEIERINLQISQSFREVIDETWRERGFNSRSEFIRYALRESVNHPEGAGFWKDLAISEAQFDDGKSRSSEEIKAAYGSDDE, encoded by the coding sequence ATGTCTGAAGGCGAGCCCAACAACGGTGATCCTGAGATTGAGCGGATCAACCTTCAAATTTCCCAGTCATTCCGCGAAGTCATCGATGAGACGTGGCGCGAGCGCGGATTCAACAGCCGTAGTGAGTTTATCCGTTACGCATTGCGGGAGTCAGTGAATCATCCAGAAGGTGCTGGGTTCTGGAAAGACCTAGCAATCAGTGAGGCGCAGTTTGATGACGGTAAAAGCCGCTCGAGCGAGGAAATCAAAGCAGCATATGGGTCCGACGACGAGTGA
- a CDS encoding SRPBCC domain-containing protein — protein sequence MTENTADEAEIETSERQMTIRRTFDAPRDRVFDAWTNPDQVDSWWGPNGFTTKTDEMDVQSGGVWEFEMIGPKGEEFSNRITYDEVERPERLAYTQGSPDDPEQFEVTVTFEKEATDETVLTMEMRFPSARDLEEAMEFGADGGAKQTLEKLADYLRGDGANGGRK from the coding sequence ATGACCGAAAACACAGCAGACGAAGCGGAGATCGAAACGAGCGAACGGCAAATGACTATCCGGCGAACCTTCGACGCCCCGCGAGATCGGGTGTTCGACGCTTGGACGAATCCCGACCAGGTCGACAGCTGGTGGGGACCGAACGGCTTCACGACGAAGACCGATGAGATGGACGTACAATCGGGCGGCGTCTGGGAGTTCGAGATGATCGGTCCGAAAGGGGAGGAGTTCTCGAACCGGATCACCTACGACGAGGTCGAGCGACCGGAGCGCCTTGCGTATACGCAGGGATCGCCAGACGACCCCGAGCAGTTCGAGGTGACAGTGACCTTCGAGAAAGAAGCCACAGATGAGACGGTACTCACCATGGAGATGCGCTTCCCGTCGGCAAGGGACCTCGAGGAAGCCATGGAATTCGGCGCCGATGGTGGCGCGAAGCAGACCCTCGAAAAGCTCGCGGATTACCTCCGAGGCGATGGAGCGAACGGAGGAAGGAAGTAA
- a CDS encoding nucleotidyltransferase domain-containing protein, translating into MIAKVLCFGSVARGEADRTSGIDVFVLVDDTEAVPAQRTVSDDLRDLEEESSSGDRYEFEVFVESPESARNRGADLQPVFQEGISLLESETLRRVKRDSFGVENDLDRTRGGAGKRRRRISTKTGES; encoded by the coding sequence TTGATCGCCAAGGTCCTCTGTTTCGGGAGTGTCGCACGCGGCGAGGCTGATCGCACGAGCGGTATCGACGTGTTCGTTCTCGTCGACGACACGGAGGCGGTACCTGCGCAGCGAACCGTCTCAGACGACCTTCGGGACCTCGAAGAAGAATCGAGCAGCGGCGATCGATACGAGTTCGAGGTCTTCGTCGAGTCACCCGAGAGTGCTCGCAATCGGGGAGCGGACCTCCAACCAGTTTTCCAGGAGGGAATTTCCCTTCTCGAGAGCGAGACGCTTCGGCGAGTGAAACGTGACAGTTTCGGGGTAGAAAATGACCTCGACAGAACTCGAGGAGGCGCTGGCAAACGCCGAAGACGCATTTCAACGAAGACCGGAGAATCCTAA
- a CDS encoding SRPBCC family protein — protein sequence MTDETANTEIESEAHTDQLTISRTFDAPRERVWRAFTDSDELEQWFVPEGMTASVRANELEAGGEMSIHWTDGERRIENEGHYVDVVEEERLVSGEETDAGDLRLTYEFRDVDGGTEVVITQEFPGSVPDGAAAGWANMLDRLAEVLEGE from the coding sequence ATGACAGACGAAACGGCGAACACCGAAATCGAATCCGAAGCGCACACCGATCAACTGACGATCAGCCGAACCTTCGACGCGCCCCGCGAACGCGTCTGGCGAGCGTTCACCGACTCCGACGAGCTGGAACAGTGGTTCGTTCCCGAGGGAATGACGGCATCGGTTCGCGCCAACGAACTCGAGGCCGGCGGCGAGATGAGTATCCACTGGACGGACGGCGAGAGGCGAATCGAAAACGAGGGTCACTACGTCGACGTGGTCGAGGAGGAGCGTCTCGTTTCGGGCGAAGAGACCGATGCGGGCGACCTTCGGTTGACGTACGAGTTCAGGGACGTCGACGGGGGCACGGAAGTCGTGATCACCCAGGAATTCCCGGGTTCGGTACCCGACGGCGCCGCGGCGGGCTGGGCGAACATGCTCGATCGGTTGGCGGAGGTGCTCGAGGGTGAATGA
- a CDS encoding PadR family transcriptional regulator, producing MYDLTAFQRDVLYTIAGQDEPHGLAIKDELDNYYERNINHGHLYPNLDEVVDKGLVEKGELDQRTNYYTITARGERELEARREWEDEHVGELFEESE from the coding sequence ATGTACGATCTGACTGCGTTTCAGCGTGACGTCCTGTATACGATCGCCGGCCAAGACGAGCCCCACGGGCTGGCGATCAAGGACGAACTCGACAACTATTACGAGCGAAATATCAACCACGGCCACCTGTACCCCAACCTCGACGAAGTCGTCGACAAAGGCCTCGTCGAAAAAGGCGAACTCGATCAGCGGACGAATTACTACACGATCACCGCCCGCGGCGAGCGCGAACTCGAGGCCCGACGCGAGTGGGAAGACGAACACGTCGGCGAGTTATTCGAAGAATCCGAGTAG
- a CDS encoding dihydrofolate reductase family protein: protein MTRVVADISTSIDGFVGGPNDSRENPLGDGGERLHEWVYELDSWRTAHGLEGGKTGRDDEVLAESNENIGAVVMGRRMFDNGEGPWEADPYEGHWGENPPFGVPVFVLTNHSREPLEMKGGTTFTFVTDGIESAVERATEAAGDGDISIAGGGSTIRQCLEAGLLDELEIHLVPVLLGDGIRLFERSDTDGIDLERTRVIDSAGVTHIRFHVDP, encoded by the coding sequence ATGACAAGAGTCGTAGCGGACATCTCGACGTCGATCGACGGCTTCGTCGGCGGCCCGAACGACAGCCGCGAAAACCCGCTGGGCGACGGCGGCGAACGCCTCCACGAGTGGGTTTACGAACTCGATAGCTGGCGGACAGCCCACGGCCTCGAGGGCGGGAAGACTGGCCGGGACGACGAGGTGCTCGCCGAATCAAACGAAAACATCGGTGCGGTCGTGATGGGGCGACGAATGTTCGACAACGGCGAGGGCCCGTGGGAAGCGGACCCCTACGAGGGACACTGGGGCGAAAACCCGCCCTTCGGCGTGCCGGTATTCGTCCTCACCAACCACTCCAGAGAGCCCCTCGAGATGAAAGGTGGCACGACGTTCACCTTCGTCACGGATGGGATTGAAAGCGCCGTCGAACGAGCGACGGAGGCCGCTGGCGACGGGGACATCTCGATTGCCGGTGGCGGGAGTACGATCCGGCAGTGCCTCGAGGCGGGGCTGCTCGACGAACTCGAGATCCACCTCGTCCCGGTACTACTCGGTGACGGCATCCGGCTGTTCGAGCGGTCGGATACCGACGGGATCGACCTCGAACGAACGCGAGTGATCGATTCCGCGGGCGTGACGCACATTCGATTCCACGTCGATCCGTGA
- a CDS encoding helix-turn-helix domain-containing protein, whose translation MRYLTIHIRPADNGAFHPLAEQLVDEPSITREAIRNVELLANGTILLFAEGSGDRERYEEIMENSKFVIDYLVSGEDRWMAVSQFEPTDLTRRMLKRQRESDLIIETPIYFNADGSFQVSYLGTDSAFQEFVQDSGEQLPVTFEVIETGEYKPDEASFTRLLTTRQQEVLETAVKAGYYSIPRESTLDDVAAIVGIAPTTVGDHLRKVEERVFETLVH comes from the coding sequence ATGCGGTATCTCACGATCCATATTCGGCCGGCTGATAATGGAGCGTTTCATCCGCTTGCAGAACAGCTCGTGGACGAGCCGTCGATCACTCGAGAAGCGATTCGCAACGTCGAGCTATTGGCCAATGGGACCATCCTGTTATTCGCCGAGGGAAGCGGCGACCGGGAGCGGTATGAGGAGATAATGGAAAACTCGAAGTTCGTCATCGATTATCTCGTGTCCGGCGAGGATCGATGGATGGCAGTCAGTCAGTTTGAACCGACCGACCTGACTCGTCGGATGCTGAAACGACAACGTGAGTCGGATCTCATCATCGAGACGCCGATCTACTTCAACGCTGATGGATCGTTCCAAGTGTCGTACTTGGGGACCGACTCGGCCTTTCAGGAATTTGTCCAAGACAGTGGAGAACAACTCCCAGTTACGTTCGAAGTCATCGAAACGGGTGAGTACAAACCTGACGAAGCATCGTTCACACGGCTGTTAACGACTCGCCAGCAGGAGGTACTTGAGACGGCCGTCAAAGCAGGATACTACAGCATTCCCCGGGAGTCGACGCTTGATGACGTGGCAGCGATAGTCGGAATCGCCCCCACGACCGTTGGTGACCATCTCCGCAAAGTCGAAGAGCGCGTATTCGAGACCCTCGTTCATTGA
- the tnpA gene encoding IS200/IS605 family transposase, giving the protein MVKSTRHAKYELYYHIVFVPKSRGIFDSADLAEQGSAQYRRSRLTEKTKERLETIFAEICEDKGLELAECEVMPNHVHLFIGSPPKNAPSLIVNWVKGISARKYNQQYDDRVKWTRSYYVGTAGSASKGAVEHYIAEQEGDDE; this is encoded by the coding sequence ATGGTAAAGAGTACCCGTCACGCGAAATACGAACTCTACTACCACATAGTGTTCGTGCCGAAATCTCGCGGAATCTTCGATTCCGCTGACCTCGCGGAACAGGGTTCCGCTCAGTATCGGCGTTCGCGCTTGACGGAGAAGACGAAGGAACGTCTCGAAACCATCTTCGCGGAAATCTGTGAGGATAAGGGCCTCGAACTGGCCGAGTGCGAGGTTATGCCCAACCACGTACACCTGTTCATCGGGAGTCCACCGAAGAACGCCCCGTCCCTCATCGTCAACTGGGTCAAGGGCATCTCGGCGCGGAAGTATAATCAGCAGTATGACGACCGCGTGAAGTGGACCCGTTCCTACTACGTCGGAACAGCGGGAAGTGCCTCGAAGGGCGCTGTCGAACACTACATCGCTGAACAGGAGGGTGACGACGAATGA